In Mastacembelus armatus chromosome 4, fMasArm1.2, whole genome shotgun sequence, the following are encoded in one genomic region:
- the LOC113129007 gene encoding leucine-rich repeat-containing protein 15-like, translating to MSRRGIILLFLSLLFESSLSQNKQCEKETDCPKENQQVFSDSTTNIPSQLRPGVTEVFFLVSHIEKIPKGAFSNNSHLQKVEFLNTNTTSIEPGAFEGLVDLVQVEISNTPLTSIPVGVFKDLSKLEKIILKFNKIHSLEKGLFDGLKKVREIQLHGNQIETIEDGTFDDLENLVSLHLAKNNLSAVSADWFSSLNKLEVLRLYENQLTTIPEELFQNLPNLREIGLHQNEIAELSPNLFPHKDKLTKITLDGNHLTTLPQGFFVGFPQLKTLTLQKNNLSSLPPVLFGEMPKMTELSLSQNNLNTLPSGIFSPLKKVKKLHLFKNHFVTLSPEYFEGLEKLTDLNLHNNTIQSLDADVFEKLQSLVKLRLDHNHLQSLPEGIFGPLTTLKKLYLNNNPWKCDCQLTSFYLWMKQNSDKIIDPVFCEYPEALRGQEIKSLTEDQLICPTLPPTTTLFTTTITTTLPTTQPPTTTSVTTTTVLPTTTASTTTMTTTAPTTAMTTTAPTTTTTTTAPTTTMTTTTNFRTTKVVPN from the coding sequence ATGTCAAGAAGAGGAATCatccttctttttctgtctttactgtTTGAGTCCTCACTGtctcaaaacaaacaatgtgaaAAAGAGACAGACTGTCCCAAAGAAAACCAACAGGTTTTTAGTGATTCAACTACGAACATCCCAAGCCAGCTGAGACCAGGTGTGACAGAGGTTTTCTTTCTGGTCAGCCACATTGAAAAGATCCCCAAAGGAGCCTTCAGTAATAACTCTCATCTTCAAAAGGTGGAGTTCTTGAACACTAACACAACATCTATTGAGCCGGGAGCTTTTGAAGGTTTGGTAGATCTCGTGCAGGTTGAGATCTCCAACACTCCATTAACATCAATTCCAGTGGGTGTCTTTAAAGATCTCAGCAAGCTGGAGAAGATTATACTAAAGTTTAACAAAATCCACAGTCTGGAGAAAGGCTTGTTTGATGGCCTTAAAAAAGTAAGAGAGATCCAGTTACATGGGAACCAGATCGAAACTATTGAAGATGGGACGTTTGATGATCTTGAGAACcttgtttcacttcatttagCTAAAAACAACCTTTCTGCTGTATCTGCTGACTGGTTCTCAAGCCTAAACAAACTGGAGGTGCTACGGCTTTATGAAAATCAGCTGACCACCATTCCTGAAGAACTTTTTCAGAATTTACCAAACCTGAGGGAGATTGGCTTGCATCAGAACGAAATTGCAGAATTATCGCCTAATTTATttccacacaaagacaaactaaCTAAGATTACTTTGGATGGTAATCACCTGACTACTTTACCTCAGGgtttttttgttggtttccCGCAGCTTAAAACACTGACCCTACAGAAGAATAACCTAAGCAGTTTACCACCAGTGCTTTTTGGAGAAATGCCTAAAATGACTGAATTAAGCCTCAGCCAAAACAACCTCAACACTCTTCCTAGTGGAATATTTAGCCCTCTGAAGAAGGTGAAGAAGCTACATCTGTTCAAAAATCACTTTGTCACCTTGTCTCCTGAGTACTTTGAAGGCCTCGAGAAGCTCACAGACCTGAATCTACACAACAACACGATTCAGTCGCTGGATGCAGATGTCTTTGAGAAGTTACAGTCCCTGGTCAAACTCAGGTTAGATCACAATCACCTGCAGTCACTTCCTGAGGGAATTTTTGGGCCTTTAACAACACTAAAAAAATTGTACCTTAATAATAACCCTTGGAAGTGTGACTGCCAGCTGACTTCTTTTTACCTCTGGATGAAGCAAAACTCTGACAAGATCATAGATCCTGTGTTCTGCGAGTACCCAGAAGCTCTGAGAGGGCAGGAAATCAAGTCATTAACAGAGGACCAATTGATTTGCCCTACCCTTCCCCCCACAACTACCCTCTTTACCACCACCATCACAACAACACTCCCAACCACACAACCACCGACAACCACCAGTGTCACTACCACAACAGTTCTTCCTACAACAACCGCATCCACAACCACCATGACAACAACCGCACCCACCACCGCCATGACAACAACCgcacccaccaccaccacgaCAACAACCGCACCCACAACTACTATGACAACAACCACCAACTTTCGGACTACAAAAGT
- the LOC117152651 gene encoding leucine-rich repeat-containing protein 15-like produces the protein MDLPLILHVLLLLCSFNDAVWVCPNRCICQGATIKCSALSDFPTALPSSTNTLTLTKCSINSLKREDLSDFSTALNNFVIIDSVLREVQPGTFDSTQNISVLTFAGTGLQNLPEALFQNLRKLQSLNLTSNKLLVIRPNWFSSLINLKILDLSRNLFTSVPVETFHPLTQLQLLSLSGNNISQVSQETFKGLSNLKTLRLNKNSLRELPVGILEDLGNLEELSLQDNLITYLHHNLFSKTQKLQKLFLSQNRLTSLPQGIFLNLPVLSQITLHKNQISSLGPEVFGPMPLQELWLYNNKLSRVEDDTFRNLTKLTLLVLSRNQISHVSRGAFRGLEQLGEVSLHSNLLTTMEAGTFQGLPNLVNISLEHNNISLLPLGFLKGLSHLGEIDLQNNSFSHLPQQSLDALTVADKVALQQNPWRCDKDILPLREWLKQHPSKANQTLVVCEIPLSLKGEVISLLTDKDLMLLSSTGVPVSTSAENRGKPNTPPTRQSTSSPDVKPTPTSVHDEVTDSGQGEKGMGPNNSWILIIAITAVSTVIISAVIISLVCWQKNKRGRGNIGRRNKNSVL, from the coding sequence ATGGACCTGCCTCTGATCCTCCATGTGCTGCTACTTCTCTGTTCCTTCAATGATGCTGTTTGGGTATGTCCCAATAGATGCATCTGTCAAGGAGCCACAATTAAATGCAGTGCCCTCTCAGACTTCCCCACGGCTCTACCCTCATCTACCAACACCCTCACACTCACTAAATGCAGCATCAACTCTTTGAAACGAGAGGACCTCTCTGATTTCTCTACTGCCCTTAACAACTTTGTGATTATAGACAGTGTTTTGAGGGAAGTGCAGCCTGGCACATTTGATTCTACTCAGAACATAAGTGTATTAACGTTTGCTGGCACCGGACTGCAAAATCTCCCTGAGGCCTTGTTCCAAAATCTTCGAAAGCTTCAGTCTCTTAATCTAACGAGCAACAAACTGTTGGTGATCCGACCTAACTGGTTTTCCTCATTGATAAATCTGAAAATCCTAGACCTCAGTAGGAACCTTTTCACTTCCGTACCTGTGGAAACCTTTCACCCTCTTACTCAGCTCCAActcctttctctttctggaaACAATATCAGTCAAGTGTCTCAAGAGACATTTAAGGGTCTTTCTAATCTGAAAACCTTACGGCTTAACAAAAACTCACTACGGGAACTTCCCGTAGGCATTTTGGAGGACCTTGGAAACCTAGAGGAACTGTCCCTACAAGACAATCTAATCACTTACCTCCACCATAACCTGTTCTCCAAGACTCAGAAGCTCCAGAAGCTCTTTCTTTCCCAGAACAGGCTTACGTCTCTTCCACAAGGGATTTTCTTAAATCTCCCGGTCCTTTCCCAGATCACCCTGCATAAAAATCAGATAAGTAGTCTGGGTCCAGAGGTGTTTGGGCCCATGCCTCTACAGGAACTGTGGCTGTATAATAACAAACTGAGCCGTGTGGAAGATGACACATTCAGAAATCTGACTAAGTTGACTCTCCTGGTCCTCAGTCGCAACCAGATCAGTCATGTTTCCAGAGGTGCCTTTAGGGGATTAGAGCAGCTGGGAGAGGTCTCACTTCACAGCAATCTGCTTACAACCATGGAGGCTGGGACTTTCCAAGGTCTGCCCAACCTGGTCAATATTTCTTTGGAGCACAACAACATCAGCTTACTCCCTCTGGGTTTCCTCAAGGGCTTAAGCCACCTGGGAGAGATAGACCTGCAAAATAATTCCTTTTCCCATTTACCACAGCAAAGTCTCGATGCCCTCACTGTGGCAGACAAAGTAGCCCTGCAGCAGAACCCCTGGAGGTGTGACAAGGATATTCTGCCTCTGAGGGAGTGGCTGAAACAGCATCCATCCAAGGCCAACCAAACCCTTGTGGTGTGTGAAATACCTTTGAGTCTGAAAGGCGAGGTGATTTCTCTGCTGACAGACAAGGACTTGATGCTTCTCAGCTCTACTGGGGTCCCTGTGTCGACCTCAGCCGAGAATAGAGGAAAACCCAATACCCCTCCGACCAGACAAAGCACTTCCTCACCTGACGTAAAGCCCACACCCACGTCAGTGCACGACGAGGTCACCGACAGTGGACAAGGGGAGAAGGGAATGGGCCCTAACAATAGTTGGATCCTTATCATCGCCATCACAGCAGTGTCCACTGTCATCATTAGCGCTGTCATCATCAGCCTTGTGTGCTGGCAGAAGAACAAGAGAGGCAGGGGGAATATTGGTCGCAGAAATAAGAACTCTGTGCTGTAG
- the LOC113129004 gene encoding platelet glycoprotein V isoform X1, whose protein sequence is MMDSNCRGRFWFLLFQFMLPQLSCISVCPSSCRCDSTGAVMCVGHSITDIPKQLPLYMYTLRLNDTNMNVINENSLANQHLLLRFSLSYSHLHTIHPRAFQVVPQLKSVKLSSNDLSTIPAQVFSPLTDLEQLHLDGNQLETIAPDMLEGLIVLLDLNLSHNKLTSLESDVFRRLTKLTNLNLSRNSIKKLSPTIFRLLTSLRLLSIQYNEIEVLEAGIFDDLVNLEELKIHYNQISSLAPRVFWSLRNLKTLTMSSNRLQAIPEKTFYNMPKLSKLTIFKNPLLSLPDQLMGHMPEMREFYLFATNLTTVPGNLFANMSGLLSLNFHLNDKLRELPSDLFCCLPNLQKLSLRSNDLHYLHPQLFARLTTLATLLLNDNKLQSLPENIFQGHGGLLIIELKNNHLKTLPGNIFWSTTALKTLTLSGNPWDCTCSIRGIWRWISLNEHVVTDNEDVMCHSPTYQIHRTIRSLCDEDFNFCNATTPQSNFPTEDSFEPTQPPHAITTDRQPSVAAPVTTPLRTISATTQEPTQRAISSTTTQPAKPTTSDVANSLPTISTALPDDELLLITETLSYDALPFYGQLVVEQGPEFIHHNFHKGWVYVWFLPSDTALAGFLMFSHMLLVVTGLFMIFCAMYTMYRLNRPVDQLKADCANTSA, encoded by the exons ATGATGGATTCCAACTGCAGAG GCAGATTTTGGTTCCTACTCTTCCAGTTCATGCTGCCGCAGCTCTCCTGCATCTCGGTCTGCCCCAGCAGCTGCCGGTGTGACTCTACAGGTGCTGTCATGTGTGTTGGCCACAGCATCACAGATATACCGAAGCAGCTGCCTCTCTACATGTACACGCTGCGGCTCAATGACACTAATATGAATGTCATAAATGAAAACAGCCTGGCAAACCAGCATCTGCTGTTGCGTTTCAGTCTGTCTTACAGCCACCTACACACTATCCACCCCCGGGCCTTCCAGGTCGTTCCACAGCTCAAGTCTGTCAAGCTGTCGTCCAATGACCTCTCTACCATCCCTGCTCAAGTGTTCAGTCCACTGACCGACCTGGAACAGCTGCATTTAGATGGAAACCAGTTGGAGACCATTGCACCGGACATGTTAGAAGGACTTATCGTTTTGCTGGATCTGAACCTGAGCCACAACAAACTGACTAGTCTGGAATCAGATGTTTTCAGAAGACTCACCAAACTCACCAATCTGAACCTTAGCAGGAACTCCATAAAGAAGCTTTCACCTACCATCTTTCGTCTCTTGACCAGCCTCCGCCTGCTCAGTATCCAATACAATGAGATAGAGGTGCTTGAAGCTGGGATTTTTGATGATCTTGTCAACCTTGAGGAGTTAAAAATTCATTATAACCAGATTTCCAGCCTTGCACCTCGGGTGTTCTGGTCACTGAGGAACCTGAAGACTCTCACTATGTCGTCCAACCGACTTCAGGCTATCCCAGAAAAGACCTTCTACAACATGCCCAAGCTGAGCAAGCTTACCATTTTCAAAAATCCACTGTTGTCTCTGCCAGACCAGTTGATGGGTCACATGCCTGAGATGAGagaattttatttgtttgccaCTAATCTCACTACTGTACCTGGAAATCTGTTCGCTAACATGTCTGGGCTCTTGTCGCTTAACTTTCATTTAAACGACAAGTTGAGGGAGTTGCCTTCGGACCTTTTCTGCTGCCTTCCCAACCTTCAGAAACTGTCGCTGAGATCCAACGATCTCCATTATCTACATCCTCAGCTGTTCGCCAGACTAACCACACTGGCCACACTCCTCCTCAATGACAATAAGCTGCAGAGTCTACCAGAAAACATCTTTCAAGGCCATGGAGGACTTTTGATCATTGAATTGAAGAATAACCACCTGAAGACTCTTCCAGGAAATATTTTCTGGTCCACTACAGCTTTAAAGACTCTTACTCTGAGTGGCAACCCTTGGGACTGTACTTGTAGCATCAGAGGTATTTGGAGATGGATAAGCCTTAATGAGCATGTGGTCACTGACAATGAGGATGTGATGTGTCATAGTCCAACATATCAAATCCACCGTACAATTCGCTCTCTGTGTGATGAGGACTTCAACTTTTGCAATGCTACAACGCCTCAAAGTAACTTTCCAACAGAGGACTCATTCGAGCCAACACAACCACCCCACGCCATCACAACTGATCGACAGCCATCAGTTGCAGCCCCAGTAACCACACCGCTTCGAACAATATCAGCCACCACCCAAGAACCTACACAACGAGCCATCAGCTCCACAACCACTCAACCTGCAAAACCAACCACCTCTGACGTCGCAAACTCCCTCCCCACTATATCCACTGCTCTACCTGATGATGAGCTTCTTCTCATCACTGAGACTCTTTCCTACGATGCACTTCCTTTTTATGGCCAACTGGTCGTTGAACAGGGGCCCGAGTTTATTCACCACAACTTTCACAAGGGTtgggtgtatgtgtggtttCTGCCCTCAGATACAGCACTGGCTGGGTTCCTCATGTTTAGTCACATGCTTCTTGTGGTCACTGGCTTATTCATGATTTTTTGTGCAATGTACACCATGTATCGCCTCAACAGGCCTGTGGATCAGCTAAAGGCTGACTGTGCAAATACTTCAGCGTAA
- the LOC113129004 gene encoding platelet glycoprotein V isoform X2: MLPQLSCISVCPSSCRCDSTGAVMCVGHSITDIPKQLPLYMYTLRLNDTNMNVINENSLANQHLLLRFSLSYSHLHTIHPRAFQVVPQLKSVKLSSNDLSTIPAQVFSPLTDLEQLHLDGNQLETIAPDMLEGLIVLLDLNLSHNKLTSLESDVFRRLTKLTNLNLSRNSIKKLSPTIFRLLTSLRLLSIQYNEIEVLEAGIFDDLVNLEELKIHYNQISSLAPRVFWSLRNLKTLTMSSNRLQAIPEKTFYNMPKLSKLTIFKNPLLSLPDQLMGHMPEMREFYLFATNLTTVPGNLFANMSGLLSLNFHLNDKLRELPSDLFCCLPNLQKLSLRSNDLHYLHPQLFARLTTLATLLLNDNKLQSLPENIFQGHGGLLIIELKNNHLKTLPGNIFWSTTALKTLTLSGNPWDCTCSIRGIWRWISLNEHVVTDNEDVMCHSPTYQIHRTIRSLCDEDFNFCNATTPQSNFPTEDSFEPTQPPHAITTDRQPSVAAPVTTPLRTISATTQEPTQRAISSTTTQPAKPTTSDVANSLPTISTALPDDELLLITETLSYDALPFYGQLVVEQGPEFIHHNFHKGWVYVWFLPSDTALAGFLMFSHMLLVVTGLFMIFCAMYTMYRLNRPVDQLKADCANTSA; encoded by the coding sequence ATGCTGCCGCAGCTCTCCTGCATCTCGGTCTGCCCCAGCAGCTGCCGGTGTGACTCTACAGGTGCTGTCATGTGTGTTGGCCACAGCATCACAGATATACCGAAGCAGCTGCCTCTCTACATGTACACGCTGCGGCTCAATGACACTAATATGAATGTCATAAATGAAAACAGCCTGGCAAACCAGCATCTGCTGTTGCGTTTCAGTCTGTCTTACAGCCACCTACACACTATCCACCCCCGGGCCTTCCAGGTCGTTCCACAGCTCAAGTCTGTCAAGCTGTCGTCCAATGACCTCTCTACCATCCCTGCTCAAGTGTTCAGTCCACTGACCGACCTGGAACAGCTGCATTTAGATGGAAACCAGTTGGAGACCATTGCACCGGACATGTTAGAAGGACTTATCGTTTTGCTGGATCTGAACCTGAGCCACAACAAACTGACTAGTCTGGAATCAGATGTTTTCAGAAGACTCACCAAACTCACCAATCTGAACCTTAGCAGGAACTCCATAAAGAAGCTTTCACCTACCATCTTTCGTCTCTTGACCAGCCTCCGCCTGCTCAGTATCCAATACAATGAGATAGAGGTGCTTGAAGCTGGGATTTTTGATGATCTTGTCAACCTTGAGGAGTTAAAAATTCATTATAACCAGATTTCCAGCCTTGCACCTCGGGTGTTCTGGTCACTGAGGAACCTGAAGACTCTCACTATGTCGTCCAACCGACTTCAGGCTATCCCAGAAAAGACCTTCTACAACATGCCCAAGCTGAGCAAGCTTACCATTTTCAAAAATCCACTGTTGTCTCTGCCAGACCAGTTGATGGGTCACATGCCTGAGATGAGagaattttatttgtttgccaCTAATCTCACTACTGTACCTGGAAATCTGTTCGCTAACATGTCTGGGCTCTTGTCGCTTAACTTTCATTTAAACGACAAGTTGAGGGAGTTGCCTTCGGACCTTTTCTGCTGCCTTCCCAACCTTCAGAAACTGTCGCTGAGATCCAACGATCTCCATTATCTACATCCTCAGCTGTTCGCCAGACTAACCACACTGGCCACACTCCTCCTCAATGACAATAAGCTGCAGAGTCTACCAGAAAACATCTTTCAAGGCCATGGAGGACTTTTGATCATTGAATTGAAGAATAACCACCTGAAGACTCTTCCAGGAAATATTTTCTGGTCCACTACAGCTTTAAAGACTCTTACTCTGAGTGGCAACCCTTGGGACTGTACTTGTAGCATCAGAGGTATTTGGAGATGGATAAGCCTTAATGAGCATGTGGTCACTGACAATGAGGATGTGATGTGTCATAGTCCAACATATCAAATCCACCGTACAATTCGCTCTCTGTGTGATGAGGACTTCAACTTTTGCAATGCTACAACGCCTCAAAGTAACTTTCCAACAGAGGACTCATTCGAGCCAACACAACCACCCCACGCCATCACAACTGATCGACAGCCATCAGTTGCAGCCCCAGTAACCACACCGCTTCGAACAATATCAGCCACCACCCAAGAACCTACACAACGAGCCATCAGCTCCACAACCACTCAACCTGCAAAACCAACCACCTCTGACGTCGCAAACTCCCTCCCCACTATATCCACTGCTCTACCTGATGATGAGCTTCTTCTCATCACTGAGACTCTTTCCTACGATGCACTTCCTTTTTATGGCCAACTGGTCGTTGAACAGGGGCCCGAGTTTATTCACCACAACTTTCACAAGGGTtgggtgtatgtgtggtttCTGCCCTCAGATACAGCACTGGCTGGGTTCCTCATGTTTAGTCACATGCTTCTTGTGGTCACTGGCTTATTCATGATTTTTTGTGCAATGTACACCATGTATCGCCTCAACAGGCCTGTGGATCAGCTAAAGGCTGACTGTGCAAATACTTCAGCGTAA